In Halorhabdus tiamatea SARL4B, a genomic segment contains:
- a CDS encoding calcium-binding protein produces the protein MTQETDQERDKRIRREVLTDAYTTSERAISWCYHLEREMGFPFRARCIEERTISPLREGEQVPVVGMTDEVVSSSEMFVLVEWEDREFGVPLSQLEVLDVDQDTRDAVDDWHYWNGDGGRLG, from the coding sequence GTGACACAGGAGACAGACCAAGAGCGGGACAAACGCATTCGAAGGGAGGTACTCACCGACGCCTACACCACAAGTGAGCGGGCAATCAGCTGGTGCTATCACCTCGAACGCGAGATGGGATTTCCGTTCCGGGCGCGGTGTATCGAGGAGCGAACGATCTCACCACTGCGCGAAGGGGAACAAGTGCCTGTCGTCGGAATGACGGACGAAGTCGTCAGCAGCAGCGAGATGTTCGTCCTCGTGGAGTGGGAGGACAGGGAGTTCGGCGTGCCGCTGTCACAGCTCGAAGTGCTCGACGTGGATCAGGACACTCGGGACGCAGTCGACGACTGGCACTACTGGAACGGCGACGGCGGCCGATTGGGCTGA
- a CDS encoding DUF790 family protein encodes MLTADLARSRTRDGEVRPLFIDISDERYRETAATLIALFEDHLSDPKGELDDAIDELTVDDTDYKIVQGLAKLLRDECEFEQQAAVDPREIRQRLFERASDRYPIVRQPTLGEDTQKLEVYSAVADELGISLEECYRGMYADLAANRRLVRFGDQSVRDDNDRQASTTTTTKLTGNSKQTYDQHDQTVDWLLARYNLALAQAVLYDASTMHIRVWDNFGTVFSYLKLFGLMHRIYPIDEDGTRVASTDLAAGYEAELDGPVSLFRQSQKYGIRMANFLPALPLCDRWEMRAEIIGEESARDTNQFTLDHTDGLVSHYSTGKRFDSDVERTLARKWDRATTEWDLQREDDVFDLGSEVMIPDFAIEHPDGRRAIMEIVGFWTPEYLRSKLAKIRQVEADNFVLAVSKRLDCSDADFGDAADRVLWFKTGMHVYDVVELAEEYASPVETDPD; translated from the coding sequence GTGCTGACGGCTGATCTCGCCCGGTCGCGGACACGTGATGGTGAAGTTCGCCCGCTGTTCATCGATATCTCCGACGAGCGGTACCGAGAGACAGCGGCCACGTTGATCGCGCTGTTCGAGGACCACCTCAGTGACCCGAAGGGAGAACTGGACGACGCCATCGACGAACTGACCGTGGACGATACCGACTACAAGATCGTCCAAGGGTTGGCGAAACTCCTCAGAGACGAGTGTGAGTTCGAGCAACAGGCGGCTGTTGACCCACGAGAGATCAGGCAGCGACTGTTCGAGCGAGCCAGCGATCGCTACCCGATCGTTCGCCAGCCCACACTCGGAGAAGACACCCAGAAACTGGAAGTCTACAGTGCGGTCGCCGACGAGTTGGGAATCTCACTCGAGGAGTGTTATCGGGGTATGTACGCGGATCTGGCGGCCAACAGACGGCTGGTTCGGTTCGGCGACCAGTCGGTGCGTGACGACAACGACAGACAGGCATCCACGACGACAACGACGAAACTCACGGGGAACAGCAAGCAGACGTACGACCAGCACGACCAGACGGTCGATTGGTTGCTAGCTCGCTACAATCTGGCACTGGCACAGGCCGTGCTCTACGACGCCTCGACGATGCACATCCGGGTGTGGGACAACTTCGGAACGGTGTTCAGCTATCTGAAGCTGTTCGGATTGATGCACCGGATCTACCCCATCGACGAGGACGGGACCCGCGTCGCGAGTACCGACCTGGCAGCGGGCTACGAGGCCGAACTCGACGGGCCAGTTTCCCTGTTTCGGCAATCCCAGAAGTACGGCATTCGGATGGCCAACTTCCTGCCCGCGCTCCCTCTGTGTGACCGATGGGAAATGCGCGCCGAGATCATCGGCGAGGAGTCGGCCAGAGACACCAATCAGTTCACGCTCGACCACACCGATGGCCTCGTCTCCCACTACAGCACCGGAAAGCGGTTCGACAGCGACGTCGAGCGCACGCTCGCCCGGAAGTGGGATCGGGCGACAACCGAATGGGACCTCCAGCGCGAAGACGACGTCTTCGACCTCGGCTCCGAAGTGATGATCCCGGATTTCGCTATCGAACATCCCGACGGACGGCGCGCGATCATGGAAATCGTCGGGTTCTGGACGCCGGAGTATCTGCGGTCGAAACTGGCGAAGATTCGGCAGGTCGAGGCCGATAACTTCGTGTTAGCTGTCTCGAAACGACTGGACTGTTCCGACGCGGACTTCGGAGACGCCGCAGATCGGGTGCTGTGGTTCAAAACTGGGATGCACGTTTACGACGTAGTCGAACTGGCTGAGGAGTACGCCTCTCCGGTCGAAACAGACCCCGACTGA
- a CDS encoding DEAD/DEAH box helicase — translation MRIEFDDGTLLLYDTPETVPHAEWDDRVDTHRAQAYRYRALLEWAEQWSDGGSQATLDSGFSHEVEDAASAYTDLSLTPALQIEPRDYQQAALDSWRAHDRQGTVVLPTGSGKTFLGLQAIADAGVSALVVTPTIDLMNQWHATLTNAFGEQLTGEVGVLGGGSHDIGALTVTTYDSAYRYIDEYGDRFGLLITDETHHLAAETYLQIPEMTIAPYRLGLTATYERADGREALLEDRMGPVVYEEDVDNLAGEFLSEYETIQMSVDLTPAERTEYDEEYQIYRDYVDSHDFDLWNEQGYAEFLKRTSYDRQGRRALVAKQRAERIARTASKKLDTLDTLLKRHHDDRVIVFTANNDFAYDISREFILPCITHQTDTDERTEILDRFRSGEYSMLATSQVLDEGIDVPAANVGIILSGSASKRQYAQRLGRILRPTDDRHPARLYEIITTDTMETYVSQRRRDGVSSSADG, via the coding sequence ATGCGGATCGAATTCGACGACGGAACGCTCTTGCTCTACGATACACCCGAGACAGTTCCACACGCAGAGTGGGACGACCGCGTCGATACGCACCGCGCCCAAGCGTACCGATATCGGGCACTCCTTGAGTGGGCTGAGCAGTGGAGCGATGGCGGTAGCCAGGCCACCCTCGACAGCGGATTCAGCCACGAGGTCGAAGACGCTGCCAGCGCGTACACCGATCTCTCCCTGACGCCTGCACTCCAGATCGAACCGCGTGACTATCAGCAGGCCGCACTCGACTCGTGGCGTGCGCACGACCGGCAGGGCACAGTCGTCCTCCCGACCGGCAGCGGGAAGACGTTCCTCGGATTGCAGGCGATCGCCGACGCCGGCGTCAGCGCGCTCGTCGTCACCCCGACGATCGATCTAATGAACCAGTGGCACGCCACGCTCACCAACGCGTTCGGCGAGCAACTCACCGGCGAGGTCGGTGTCCTCGGTGGCGGGAGTCACGATATCGGCGCGCTCACAGTCACTACCTACGACAGCGCCTACCGGTATATCGACGAGTACGGCGACCGGTTCGGCTTGCTCATCACCGACGAAACCCACCATTTGGCGGCCGAGACGTACCTCCAGATTCCCGAGATGACGATTGCACCCTACCGGCTCGGGCTAACGGCGACCTACGAACGCGCCGACGGACGAGAGGCACTGCTCGAAGACCGCATGGGGCCGGTCGTCTACGAGGAAGATGTTGACAACCTCGCCGGAGAGTTTCTCAGTGAGTACGAAACCATCCAGATGTCCGTCGATCTCACGCCAGCGGAACGGACTGAATACGACGAGGAGTACCAGATATACCGGGATTACGTCGACAGTCACGACTTCGATCTCTGGAACGAACAGGGGTACGCCGAGTTTCTCAAGCGTACGTCTTACGACCGGCAGGGGCGACGTGCGCTCGTCGCAAAGCAACGGGCCGAGCGCATCGCCCGGACGGCGTCGAAGAAACTCGATACGCTCGACACTCTGCTCAAACGCCACCACGACGACCGTGTTATCGTCTTCACCGCCAACAACGACTTCGCCTACGACATCTCCCGGGAGTTCATCCTCCCGTGTATCACACACCAGACCGACACCGACGAACGCACCGAGATCCTCGATCGGTTTCGCAGCGGCGAGTACTCGATGCTCGCCACCTCGCAGGTCCTCGACGAGGGTATCGACGTGCCAGCGGCCAATGTCGGTATCATCCTCTCCGGGAGCGCATCGAAACGCCAGTACGCCCAACGACTCGGCCGCATCCTCCGCCCGACCGACGACCGCCACCCAGCACGGCTCTACGAGATCATCACGACCGACACGATGGAGACATACGTTTCCCAGCGACGACGCGATGGGGTGAGTAGCAGTGCTGACGGCTGA